The region GATTCTGTGATAttttgcttctgccattggtGAGAAcgttaggaagttaaaaggttaatgtttgctaatgatgtggttttccacctcaaaagttaaccTTTCTTCATCAATGGCTGTAGTAGCACTGTCGCTGACTGACTGATCGGTATATAATCTGTATGTGCCACAGGACGAGACATAGTGTTGATAAAGGGATGACTTTTTATCGGAAACAAAACATGAGCTGTTTCTTTGTGGGAAGGATCCTCCTGAGTCAGGACCCTTGGAGGCAAGGCCAGAGTCCTCCTTATCAATTcttgaacacacatttggaacaggctAGGGAGTGTGCGGGATCACGTCATAGGAAGGGTCCGTCCATATACATGGTGGCGGCAGAAATCAAAATGGGAGGGGTACTAACAACAACTTTCACAAGTTATACCGTGCGCCATCTAATAAGCTATCACACCATCATATAATCATAATATGATTGTTTAATCATATTTAATATCATTACtcaatataataatataatcatATGGTGCTACCACGGCTTGGacaactgtgtttgctgctacagaggagactgccaaacataattttgtggtgtttttacatgcaatgacaataaacaacTATCTAACCATACTATCTATCTACTTTAACCCGTCCAGCTTCAccttgatgatatgaaataataaaGACAACATATTCATGgtggaaacaggacatttaaaagtgtattgGGCGCTAGGACCTGGCTTCTCCTGATATTattctatttctttattttttaagagaagGAACACAATGCGCATTGGATTGAGGGTAATTCCTGCGTGCAGAGGTTACACATGTGTATCCTTGGAAATTCTCTGTTTAAAGGACTCAGTCCTTGGAAAAATTTTGAGGATCCTCGAGATTGGAACAGTCCTCCGAAGGCAGTCGATGACATAGCATCCTTCAAAAACGGCCGTTTTAGGATtcttccttggctttgagaaacagctatTGTGTTTTGCTTTGAAGTTGACCGGatgctttgcatgtttttccagctgtttggatcCATCTGCACTTCATGGTAAATGCGGTTTGGCAGTGGCCAGTGCGATAAGGTACACCTGCCGTGTACCTTGACCAGAGCAGAGTGGGACATCCTGTAGACAAGACTGGAGCACGTGCCGTCAAAGGGCACCTTGTGAGCAGACTGCAGTACAGAGGTATGCTAGACTTGGAGGTAAGTGTAGCtgtttgcaaacattttcatttggCAGTGATCACTTTGGTGTCTGTTGTTTTGATGACTTAATTTACATAAAGTTGGCTCCTCACACAATTTTATTTAGTGATATAAGAATTTGCCAAATTATgaataatttcatgtttttatctcaGGTTAAGTATCATGACTGCATACTTTTACTGTGTCTGTTTAGTCATAAACTATACTATGGATGGACCACATTTTGGTCCACATCCATCCGTCCACTCAACCACCCACCGACTGCAATGGCAGTTGGTCACTAGGGGGCACCAGGGTGCTGCCATTACTCTCCtcagaaagagaaagacagaactTAAGTTCAGTGAAAAAAGTCCTCATTTGTTTGAAAAATTATATGTTTATTAATTTCTACAGATTAACTATAAAAAATACTGTATAATATAATATAGTTAGaaatataaatgtgaaaagTACAAGATTAAAAACATTGTGTTACTGGTCACTTGTTTCTGGCTGGGGTACCAGCCTTTCTCTGACTGTCACTGTCTCCAGTACAAGAGACAGAAGCAAATTAATAAACACTTCTAGAAGGCAGCAGAAGAGAAATCCAGTCTATTGATTGAGAAGTAGAGAATAAGTCATGCTGAGTTGTGGTAAATGTCAGGTTTTCCTAAAGAAATCACTCCTGTGGATGCTGTTAAGATTTATACTTGGAGGACAGAAAGAAAACGCAGTCAGGTCTTTATAAATAAGACCTCTGGAGAGGAGAACATTAGGAGAGAAGCTCAGAGCTTTGACCTGATTGGTCAGATATCAGTATTAAACAACAGACCTGCAACAGGAGGAGAAATAACATGCTCTTTTTCAAGGCAAGGCTTGACTGAAAGGATGCAATAAGGTAAAAATCCCTGtaaggtgattaaaaaaatctttatttcacattcgttaaatgacaggtcactgtgttctgaaacaccaggccaaatttcagtcatgaaaaacatctctaagctTTTAatataaagctttaaaatcatgaaaaatgaggcagaaatatgtgctccaggatggtgtgggtgtgtctattgaatgagctaaagccacgcccactcccAGAAAATAGATCAGTGTGTGCAATGTCACTTTCCACTTTCCATGTGACCACGCCCCCATTTGGGGGAAAACAAACCCTCACATTGGTTAAAAAACTTAGGTAACAATGTGATTAAAAGCCATCTTGTTGTGCTTTGTGccttaaatgatcaaaaagcaataatttaaggcatgttttgttattttcaaaTGACGCTGTGTTCTGAACAACTTTAAGCTAGCGACTGCTCCGTGATAGCAGGAGTTGTAGTCTGTCTGCctgtagtatgcatgccaggccagtagttggcagtgtgactgacaatgaaacacaagcatgcacacccttccttcctcctggtggtgtcagcagacaaacatggctgacacacaaatgtttgtgtggataGATGAAGGTTGGGTTGCTTCCTAGTGACAATCAATggcaaaataaatagatatttaaaaaatgggaacatataAATGTTTgcaggaagtgagcagcacaaacagcacatttttgtgtggtcCGTGGAGCACCAGGCCAAGATCAAGTCTCTGACAgactacatgcagaacatggagcagaagaagagacagctggaggagagccaggacgCTCTGACTGAGGAGCTCGCTAAGCTGCAGGCTCACGGTTcgcacatttatattaaccattgaaacatcttagctcaagtaaaaacaggttaacttgatggaattttcgtctttgtttttcatcagagaaaagacacgagatgtcaggagaggagaaggaggaggaggacatcGGCAGACACGATGGGGACAGGGACATAAAGGTGAGGAAACATGTCACTGAGAATCTCTGctacagaaatgtgaaatagctgaatttttttgtgtctgtgtgacacagaaaactctggaggagcagctggagaaccacagagaggctcaccacaaacagctgagcccACTGAGAGACCAGATCAAAGACgagcagaggatgctggacGACCTCACGGAGTAAGtttgactgttttaaatcaaactatATTTTAAGACGTtcgagaccacagacataagaagaaacacatggcatgagatatTTTAACCAAAGCCAGCAGTAAAATAAGTATACTAATTATTTAGACGAGTGTTACTGAAtactgctcaaccaaagagccataTTGTTGAAAAGAGTTACAgataacaaaaatggtcagaaagcagcaaaaactgtgctaaaaatagtgaaaagtgactaaaatgggcaaaaagcagaataagaATTGGTGAAAAATCGAAAAAtaaataggcattaaatggcaaaaactatgTGAcaagtgaaattaaaaaaaaggagttatggatgataaaaatagtcagaagtggcaaaaatgtggtaaaaaatagtaacaagtgacataaactggcaaaaaatgtggtaaaaattaatgaaaagtgactaaagtggtcaaaagctgcaaaaatgtggtataaaatagtgaaaagtgacaaaaatgggcaaaatgcagcGAAAAAGTTGATGAGAAGGtgcaaattggaaaaaaatggcaaaaactgggtgaaaagtggcaaaaaagaagttagagatgacaaaaatggtcagaaagcagcaaaaatatggtaaaaaaaaataggtaaaagtgactaaaatggacaaaaaagatgcaaaaatgaataaaaagtgacttaaacagccaaaagcagcaaaaaaaaggtgaataCTTAAAAAAAGGCATTAGATTGCAAAACTATGTGAacagtagctaaaatgggtgggAAGAGGTATAAAAAAGGAGCTACAGATGATAAAAACGGTCAGAAAGCtgcaaaagtgactgaaatgggcaaaaagtggcaaaataggcttgaaaaaattgtgtgaaaagtgactaaaatgggcaaaaagtggctaaatgggctaaaaaatatgttaatattgatttaaattgtaaaaagctgcaaaaattaggaaaaaagaaaatgaaaattaagttaaatagtcaaaaagtggcaaaaatgtggtaaattattgatgaaaagtgactaaatgggtTTCAAAGAGTGACAActtaaaaagtgtcatttaatggcaaaaagcagcttaaattgggtgaaaagtggccagaAAATTGCCAAAGGGGGAAagaattgcaaatagcaaaaagcaggatggtGGCAAGAACTAGTACAAAATTGGCAAGAAGaacaaatgggctaaaagcagcaaaaattgtttaaaagtggcaaaaaaggaaaaaaaggagaattaGAAATAAGGGTAATGAATaaactaagagaaaaaataaaggttgaccattaaagcctcctgtataagagtggaaacaaactgattaatgtgacttgataTTGATAATTTCTGAGTTGaaagttttttaaggttttctggggaaaaatatttgaaattaagacataaaagagccacaaaccatcccaatgaagccacacgttgagttttACTAATTTAGACTAATAACTGTTTGTGACAAGACTTGAACTGGATCAGGAATTTAGTCTAAAACTGTCTAAACCGGGCccaaaattttgacttcaacTCCACAGAGACAAATGAAGCAGTAGAAATATAAACAAACctattcatgtttgatgttttttagatcTAGGATATTTCCACAGATTTGATTGGTTCTCATTGAACCACTTTATGCTGGCTGAAAtgataaagtttgttttttattggttttttgAACAAAAGTAGTGACAGTCATTACAACTGTCTACTGTGTGTGATCCTCATGAGGGAGGATGTAAAATCCTTGTACCACTCTTCTGTACTGACCCAGGAACTTTTAGCTGCATACGACtatagtctggctttacactggctctaaaagtctacacacacctgttataTTTTTGTGATGTGAGgtattggttcccaacctggggtctgggaacCCCTTGGGGGGGGGTGCCtataatgaacttttatttatagagtcaTGATTCAAAATGTGATGTAAGAGGAAGTATTAGAGCCCTCTAACAGGtccaacaaaataaagaggatctgtacatttcttggaaaaagtacatttaaaagtacatttttgagatgataaagTCGTATTTTTCAAGAACCTGAACTCAGAATTTTCTAGTTCGAAAATTCTCAGTTATTACATCATgaactttaaaatttcaaatttgtaatgtcagaatttgacattttaaactagtgaatttacaaggatccaaactgaaaacagtgaatagaaatgtctcttcagagtctggggaataatgataatgtgatcaTTCTTGGATCATTTCCTCACTGATCAATCCTACTAAGAAAAATCTCCTAATTAGGTGATCATCTGTAGGACTTatggaaggaaaacagcttcATCGGTTGTAattttctttggattttatAAGGCCAGAAAATTCTACCTTTTAGCTGACATAAgtttccatttttcattttctggtaaatttatgacttgtttaattagacatttttgagattttacttaaaaattgaCTGAACCTTCTCATTTTGGTATTCTTATGATGGCTCTAAATGCtgttgtaataatggatagtttatacacaGATATTTATCAAGAAGTAGTTTATGTAGGTCTGTTATGCTTGaattttgtcaataaaacaattaaaaaaagatgtttaatttttcagagaTTGTCCTGGGGGGCTTTAGAGTGTTTAGAGTAGAAGGACCctaaagaaaaaaggttgggacccaCTGATGTAGAGGTATATAATTTCAGAAATGCTCTGCCTTGTACTGTCTTGTCTTGAAGCCAAATAACTGTTtggagaaatttccagaaacCAGATAAACAAAATGAATATATGTTGATGTgatttgttgacatttctccagacagtTACTCTGCCGTTAAAAAGCCTCCAATCAAAGCTTAGCGAgcgtctcctctcagtctgaaccagggtctgcagctggagcaggagaggctgatgtcagactacgacaaactgaagactgaagagcaggagagggacgccaagctgcagaaactcatgtgagtaaaggactcaTCCGTACGTTTATTTATGTGGAATGTGAGTtaatgtggtttttgtttgcaggctgctgaatgagcagagggagcaggccGGAGAGGAcctggagggtcagggtaccaaggtatcatttattttgaaagggcatttgaacgtacggaaatcaagaaaacggacaacttcactcgttttttgatttgtgtccagaatcgaaaaatgagtgaagttgtccgttttcttgatttccgtacgttcaaatgccctttcaaaataaatgataccttggtaccctgaccctggagGAGAGCGTGTGGAGCTCAGtgatcatccatgcatgcaaataaagactccatcctgtaaaactccagctgtgtctgtgtttgtgtttttgctgcataACCCCCTGCATTGATCTCTGATGGCTCCCCAGGGGGGCGCTGTGCCACGTCCCCCCTTCCCCTtcaggcatgccttgatccaggtaccggccacagtggggtttgaaccccagcatccccatgcagaactggtctagtccagtcctctgtgcTTCTgccgccatacctttcacacTGCCATCTCTTCTTCTGgcgcatttatcctctttgttcaggacgtggctttaaaattcactgagaccaagatgggagttgaacctggaacctccagactctAGGTCAGTCTACTATCTCTTTAGGCTACAGAGCcagacatgcagcagagcctcagaggggcttttccttctttatttggactaaaatcttcaaaaattaaagacattggttagattcgaaaggccaactcctgtccaggtctcctAAAGTCTATATTTGGACCTGaacttttaaaatagatgaaccTATGATGagatttgaacctgtgaccTCCTGATTCATGGTCAGTTAGTATTTCCACTAATCCATAgaaacacacacctgttcatgtttctcagaggatTTGATCTGTACTTTtggggactggacttaaaaatgcaccagGAACCAGACCCACAACCTTGGAACTCTATTgcagtcctctttactcctgagtcagcgatttacaccagcagcaTCAAAAATCCACAGCGCCAAAAGATTTGAACCAAAAACCTCATGATTGCAGAGCAGTTACTTGCCCTAGTGAGCTAACACACAGGTTATGTCTAGCAGCAGTTTCTCTGAGACTTCACATCTTGAGCAGAACATCTCTACGATggacaatctttgctgctggagaccattttcaaatgttaaattGCACATCTCTATCAGTGTTAATCTTTGCTGTGACTGAAGATCAGTTTATATCTTGAGTTACACATCTCCATAGctgatgatctttgctgctgaagaccgtttttacatcttgagttgcacatctccacgTGTGATATCTCTTTAGGCAACAGAGCcagacatgcagcagagcctcagaggggcttttccttctttatttggactaaaatcttcaaaaattaaagacattGGTTAGATTCGAAAGGCCAACTCCTGTTCAGGTCTCCTAAAGTCTATATTTGGactcaaacttttaaaatagatgaaccCATGTTGAGATTTGAACCTGTACACTCCTGATTCACAGTCAATTAGCATTTCCACTAatccacagagacacacacctgttcatgtttctcagaggatTTGATCTGTACTTTtggggactggacttaaaaatgcaccaagaatcAGACCCACAACCTTTGAACTCTATggcagtcctctttactcctgagtcagcgatttacaccagcagcttcacaAATCCACAGTGCCAAAAGAAGATTTGAACCAAGAGCCTCATGATTCTTGGGCAGATATCTGTCCTACTGAGCTAACATACAGGCTAAATCTAGCTGCAGTTTCTCTGAGACTTCACATCTtgagtagaacatctctacgatggacaatctttgctgctggagaccattttcaGATGTTAAATTGCACATCTCAATGAGTGTTAATCTTTGCTGTGACTGAAGATCAGTTTATATCTTGAGTTACACATCTCCATAACTGATGATCTTTGTTGCTGAAGACCGTTTTtacatcttgagttgcacatctcaaTGAGTGAACATCTCTGCTGTGACTGAAGAGCATTTTCATACCTTAAGTGAAGCTCTCTATTTCAGTCTTTGTTGTAAAACTTTGTCATTGAGTTCTATGTCTGTCTCACGTGCACGACCTTCGTTATGACATTACTTTTTCCTTTGGATTCCCAAACTTACATTTAGGACTGATCTATCAATCTTTGAACTCTAAACtgattttctctcttcttttgaAGCTCAGGTTTAGATTACCAAGTTCTGACTCGGATTGAACCCCAAACCTTGAGCTTCCCAGTAACTTTTCTTTCTTACTGATCCATAAGGACAACTTGCTTTGCAATATTTCCATGGTTATCACTCTTTTCTTTGTACACCAGCTCCTAAAAGTTCCCCTCTGTAGGATTTGAACCCACAATCTCCAGATTTAGAGACAAAACTCCAACTTGTTGAGCTATGGAGAGAGAAGCTTGAAGGaatttcagtcttttattgGTTAAGGGCcttaaaaagcttgaaaaagttTTGAAACATAAATCTTGAGTTTTCAagacagaaaagcagaaaaacacaaatcaatataaacaaatgcattttcatTCTGAAGCCAAATCTGGGTTGCCAAAAACATTACATATTGCCTACTATCAGAATGATCTTTTCTTTCTGTCCTCTCAGGCCAAAGAGCTTCAGACTCTTCACAACCTGTGGAAACTCTTCGTCCAGGACCTCACCACGAGGGTCAAGAAGGTACAggcctcttctttctctcttaaaTGTTAATTTTCCTCTCTGAAAAGTCCAGATTTACATTTCACTCTactctttgtgtgttttcagagtgCAGAGCTGGACTGTGAGGAGGGACTTGGAAATGTGGTTCAGAAACAGAAGATCTCCTTCCTGGAGAACAACCTGGAGCAGCTCAGCAAGGTCCACAACAggtaaagatgcaaaaatcgtatttttatttacagaatATAGTAGACATAGAGAAATTATCTGCAGAGGTAACAATGAATGCAAAAGTCAAATAATGTGACATACATTTCCAAACCTCCTAGTCTCTGTCTTCAGTgtcaggattttcctacatatttttttttttagtagtttCATCTTTTGTGGCTTCAAGCaattaaataagtaaaaaaattatgtctgaaatgtctctttatttcatgcaaTCTTTGACAAAACTTGTCAGATAAATGTGAACatgcatttataaaaaaaacaatatatccttaaagtgggggtattatgccttttttcaaggctttaaaCCATCtttctgatacccacgtagtagctttacatggtttacagctcaaaaaactcctcatgtttctcacagtggcgtcctgaaaaacccttattttaacctccgtctcaaacgcttcgttttcgctgagatgaactgctcagtgattttatatcatagtAGTGTTGGATCCCAGTGTTTTCTCATGTTAACGGCAACCTTACTCCagcatatctagtgtgttaagtcACATAGTATTGATTTCATTTTACAATGACTTTGATGCTTTAGTTATTTTCTGTCTCCTTTTTCAAACACCTGGATTCAGACAGGTTTGACTGGTTTAAAGTACTTTTTGGATGAAGCATTATATTGTTTCCATCTTTGTTtctaatttgtaaaaaaaacaaataaacacagatgttaaaaaaagcacattaaTTTTACTTACAGTAGAGTAATGCCTGTTAAAATACCTTACATGTGACTGCCAATATGGCGGACATGCTGATGAGTTGCAACAGCAAACCAACACAGTCAGTGCAGTGTCTATGCATATAATGTCTATGAGTAGGATCCAGCTGCTGCCCTGCTATGGTAGCTCAAGTATGTTGCACCAAAAAGTACAGAATGGCTCTGACTTAATggcattgaaaaaaataatgggTTAATTACTTAACTTAATCTCACTACAATTAGCACATTAACTCCAAGAGCCCTAGTTAGAATGTATAATTACCTGTAGAGATGATTAGACAGGTGGTTGATGGGTAGGCTCTTCTCTGCAGAGCTGCTGAGTCTTTGGTACATTCCTCATTGTGAGGTCTTTGGTcattagtgattttttttctctgagtgaGGTTGGGCTCTGGTGTGAGCAGGTCTGTTATCTCCTCTCTTCGATGTAGTAGAGAGCTCGAGGGCCAGCACGCTGGAGATCACAGAAGCGACTAATTGTTTCTGTCCCTGAGACACATGACTGATCGCTCTGTTACAGCTGTTCGATTCACACGGGGGGAAATTAACTTCACCGAGGGCAAGAAGAAAGAGATAAAATATTAGCAATCATCATGACAGAAGCAGAAACAAGACAGCAGAGACGTGGCTTCCACCTTAAACTTTATTAGTCGTTTCTGTTATAGTTTAGCAAAGCAAACATCAAAGTA is a window of Cheilinus undulatus linkage group 6, ASM1832078v1, whole genome shotgun sequence DNA encoding:
- the LOC121510790 gene encoding kinesin heavy chain-like; its protein translation is MFAGSEQHKQHIFVWSVEHQAKIKSLTDYMQNMEQKKRQLEESQDALTEELAKLQAHEKRHEMSGEEKEEEDIGRHDGDRDIKKTLEEQLENHREAHHKQLSPLRDQIKDEQRMLDDLTELLNEQREQAGEDLEGQGTKAKELQTLHNLWKLFVQDLTTRVKKSAELDCEEGLGNVVQKQKISFLENNLEQLSKVHNR